From Equus asinus isolate D_3611 breed Donkey unplaced genomic scaffold, EquAss-T2T_v2 contig_230, whole genome shotgun sequence, a single genomic window includes:
- the LOC139043419 gene encoding vacuolar protein-sorting-associated protein 36-like: MSLTEVYCLVNRARGMELLSPEDLVNACKMLEALKLPLRLRVFDSGVMVIELQAHKEEEMVASALETVSEKGSLTSEEFAKLVGMSVLLSKERLLLAEKMGHLCRDDSVEGLRFYPNLFMTQS, from the exons ATGTCACTCACAGAGGTATACTGTTTAGTAAACCGAGCTCGAGGAATGGAA TTGCTCTCGCCAGAAGATTTAGTGAATGCGTGCAAGATGCTGGAAGCGCTGAAATTACCTCTCAG GCTCCGAGTTTTCGACAGCGGCGTCATGGTAATTGAGCTTCAGGCCcacaaggaagaggaaatggtggCCTCAGCCTTGGAGACA GTTTCAGAAAAGGGATCCCTAACGTCAGAAGAGTTTGCCAAGCTCGTAGGAATGTCTGTCCTCCTGTCCAAAGAACG GTTGCTTCTTGCAGAGAAGATGGGCCATCTTTGCCGAGATGATTCCGTGGAAGGCTTGCGATTTTACCCAAATTTATTTATGACACAGAGCTAA